A genomic region of Bernardetia sp. ABR2-2B contains the following coding sequences:
- a CDS encoding glycerophosphodiester phosphodiesterase family protein, with protein sequence MKKLLLIQRIIFIFLFSLFFSIAFTSCNSEEVDIDLSERNIKVIGHGGMGIGQVYPMNSYESIMYALSLGSDGVEIDVQMTKDGVLVAFHDEELETKTNKTGKIYEQTWEQIKGAEYTSSAPYTKYRVVRLEDIFEHVPNLEKYILALDIKSFNPSTSVDYSSQLNASLISLLEKYKQKRNLNLNNIYIEFKRTDLIESLQNERPNYQIFVYETFEIALEKARRYNLKGITVQNDDLTKENVEQAHNEGFLVATLNTHSKARNIEAINKGVDYIQTDKVKHLLKILK encoded by the coding sequence ATGAAAAAATTATTACTCATACAACGAATCATTTTTATTTTCCTTTTTTCTCTATTCTTTAGTATTGCTTTTACTTCTTGTAACTCAGAGGAAGTGGATATTGATTTATCTGAAAGAAATATAAAAGTAATCGGACATGGTGGAATGGGAATCGGACAAGTTTATCCTATGAATAGTTATGAATCAATTATGTATGCTTTGAGCTTGGGAAGTGATGGAGTAGAAATTGATGTTCAGATGACAAAAGATGGTGTTTTGGTAGCTTTTCATGATGAAGAGTTAGAAACCAAAACAAATAAAACAGGTAAAATTTATGAACAAACGTGGGAACAAATAAAAGGTGCTGAGTATACAAGCTCTGCACCTTATACGAAATATAGAGTTGTTCGCTTAGAAGATATTTTTGAACATGTTCCTAATCTTGAAAAGTATATTTTAGCTTTAGATATAAAAAGTTTTAATCCTTCTACTTCGGTAGATTACTCTAGTCAATTAAATGCTTCACTTATTTCTTTACTAGAAAAATACAAGCAAAAACGTAATCTCAACTTAAATAACATATATATAGAATTTAAGAGAACAGATTTAATAGAGTCTTTGCAAAATGAACGTCCTAATTATCAAATCTTTGTTTATGAAACTTTTGAAATAGCGTTAGAAAAAGCTAGAAGGTATAACCTAAAAGGAATTACAGTTCAGAACGATGATTTGACGAAAGAAAATGTAGAACAGGCACATAACGAAGGTTTTTTGGTTGCTACTCTCAATACCCATTCGAAAGCTAGAAATATAGAAGCTATTAATAAAGGTGTAGATTATATCCAAACAGATAAAGTAAAACATTTGCTCAAAATCTTGAAATAG
- a CDS encoding ABC transporter ATP-binding protein, whose translation MLSLQNIHKSYHTTAQSMHVLKGIDMTINEGELVSIMGSSGSGKSTLLNILGMLDNYDKGEYWLDKVLIKNLSEKQAAIYRNKFLGFVFQSFNLLSFKTAAENVALPLYYQKVGRKERQILAEEYLERVGLRQWAHHLPSELSGGQKQRVAVARALITDPKVILADEPTGALDTTTSYEVMELFKQVHQSGKTIVIVTHEDDIAAKTERVIRLRDGNIETQGERKEKQNINLNKS comes from the coding sequence ATGCTTTCTCTACAAAACATCCATAAATCTTATCATACCACAGCACAAAGTATGCACGTCTTGAAGGGAATTGATATGACTATCAATGAGGGCGAACTAGTTTCAATAATGGGTTCTTCGGGCTCTGGAAAGTCTACATTACTTAATATCTTGGGAATGTTAGACAATTATGATAAAGGAGAATATTGGTTAGATAAAGTATTGATAAAAAACCTTTCTGAAAAACAAGCAGCTATTTATCGCAACAAATTTTTAGGTTTTGTCTTTCAATCTTTCAATTTACTTTCCTTCAAAACAGCAGCTGAAAATGTAGCTCTTCCCCTCTATTATCAAAAAGTAGGGCGCAAAGAAAGACAGATTTTAGCAGAAGAATATTTAGAGCGTGTTGGACTTCGCCAATGGGCGCATCATTTACCTTCAGAGCTATCAGGTGGACAAAAACAGCGTGTTGCTGTCGCTAGGGCATTGATTACAGACCCAAAAGTGATTTTAGCTGATGAGCCAACAGGAGCATTAGATACAACGACTTCTTATGAAGTAATGGAACTCTTCAAACAAGTTCATCAAAGTGGCAAAACTATCGTTATCGTAACTCACGAAGATGATATTGCTGCAAAAACAGAACGGGTTATTCGTTTGAGAGACGGAAATATTGAAACGCAAGGAGAAAGAAAAGAGAAACAAAATATTAATCTGAATAAGTCTTAA
- a CDS encoding PQQ-binding-like beta-propeller repeat protein gives MKILTFCIAAALSISSTVSFSAPFLNSTKNTDTSITNKLETEAYKTNKLAYKSVGDKGFDAANTIIKCEDGNFILLGRTDSYGAGDMNMSAIKVDASGNILWNKNYGAEESEEGYAGIQTADGGFVFAGYSDSYGAGSDIKDGWVVRTDAKGIRIWDKTFGSNQSIDEIYSIVATDEGNYVILMNSIPISTGKSDIMLLEINDKGETIWKKSFGGKSSEQGHSLAKTENGYLIAGHVEGEMMTKWDMLLIQVDKEGNKKWEKTYGGGDNEMANVVKVMPSGNILIAGYSYTYAEGSHDAWIVCTDKNGKKVWDKNFGGLSTDEAFDILVTDNSEIILIGYTDIYKADEYGNNVSVLSNEIMINKLDSKGKEIWTRTLGGEKDQVAKAGAIANDGSFVLAGYTNENMDERNVDMLILKVSADGK, from the coding sequence ATGAAAATTTTAACTTTCTGTATTGCAGCAGCCTTGTCTATCAGTTCTACTGTTTCATTTTCTGCTCCTTTTTTAAATTCTACAAAGAATACTGATACTTCTATTACTAACAAATTAGAAACGGAAGCATACAAAACAAACAAACTTGCCTACAAATCAGTAGGAGATAAAGGTTTTGATGCCGCTAATACTATTATTAAATGTGAGGATGGAAATTTTATACTTTTAGGGCGTACAGATTCGTATGGTGCTGGTGATATGAATATGAGTGCAATAAAAGTAGATGCAAGTGGAAATATTCTTTGGAATAAGAATTATGGTGCAGAAGAAAGCGAAGAAGGATATGCAGGAATACAAACAGCTGATGGAGGTTTTGTTTTTGCAGGTTATTCAGATTCTTATGGTGCTGGTTCGGATATAAAAGATGGTTGGGTAGTTCGTACAGATGCAAAAGGAATTCGTATTTGGGACAAGACATTTGGGTCTAATCAAAGTATAGATGAAATTTATAGTATTGTTGCTACCGACGAAGGAAACTATGTGATTTTGATGAACAGTATTCCTATCTCAACAGGAAAAAGTGATATTATGCTCTTAGAAATAAATGATAAAGGAGAAACAATTTGGAAAAAAAGTTTTGGTGGAAAGAGTAGCGAACAAGGACACTCTTTGGCTAAAACTGAAAATGGATATTTGATTGCAGGGCATGTAGAAGGCGAAATGATGACAAAATGGGATATGCTCTTGATACAAGTAGATAAAGAAGGTAATAAAAAATGGGAAAAAACGTATGGTGGTGGAGACAACGAAATGGCAAATGTAGTCAAAGTAATGCCTTCTGGTAATATCCTAATTGCTGGTTATTCTTATACGTACGCAGAAGGAAGCCATGATGCATGGATAGTTTGTACAGACAAAAACGGAAAGAAAGTGTGGGATAAAAATTTTGGTGGGTTAAGTACAGATGAAGCCTTTGATATTTTAGTTACTGATAACTCTGAAATTATCTTGATAGGTTATACTGATATTTACAAGGCTGATGAATATGGAAATAATGTAAGTGTTCTTTCTAATGAGATTATGATTAATAAATTAGACTCTAAAGGAAAAGAAATTTGGACAAGAACATTAGGAGGAGAGAAAGACCAAGTAGCTAAAGCTGGAGCAATTGCTAATGACGGAAGTTTTGTCTTGGCTGGTTATACCAACGAAAATATGGATGAAAGAAATGTAGATATGCTTATTTTGAAAGTATCTGCTGACGGAAAATAA
- a CDS encoding DUF1987 domain-containing protein: protein MENFQIEGENYIPTVNFAPEEGVLEISGESYHEYTIEFFQPIFEWLNNYLEQEGRTFTFNFRMTYFNTSSSRRFLEIFDLLEEYNKSKGGNVTVNWYYEKDDVDMLESGEEYAEDVDLGFNLIAY, encoded by the coding sequence ATGGAAAACTTCCAAATCGAAGGTGAAAACTACATCCCTACTGTTAATTTTGCTCCTGAAGAAGGAGTTTTAGAAATCTCTGGTGAATCATACCATGAATACACTATTGAATTTTTTCAGCCCATTTTTGAGTGGCTTAATAACTATTTAGAGCAAGAAGGAAGAACCTTTACATTCAATTTCAGAATGACGTATTTCAATACTTCTTCTTCTCGCCGTTTCTTAGAAATTTTTGACTTACTTGAAGAGTACAATAAGTCTAAGGGTGGCAATGTTACCGTAAATTGGTACTATGAGAAAGATGATGTTGATATGCTTGAAAGTGGAGAGGAATATGCAGAAGATGTTGATTTAGGTTTCAACTTAATTGCGTATTAA
- a CDS encoding SiaB family protein kinase: protein MDNDFVIYDFYDQMRKHQTLLAFQGVVSQDLLSRLASSLKRKSSQEDPNIGRKIFAIFIELSQNVSLHSIEKSYSIKEDKPIGVGYLLVSEADDHFLISSSNLIENSVLDHVMERCQYINSLDDDELKKYYKEQRRAPQRANKPGANIGLIDMVRKSNNPLIGEAYPHPDYPSQSFLTITVRLDK, encoded by the coding sequence ATGGATAACGATTTCGTCATATATGATTTTTACGACCAAATGCGTAAACATCAAACGTTACTGGCTTTTCAAGGAGTAGTTTCTCAAGATTTGCTCTCTCGTTTGGCGAGTAGTTTGAAACGCAAAAGTTCTCAAGAAGATCCAAATATTGGTCGTAAGATATTTGCAATATTTATTGAGCTTTCTCAAAATGTAAGTCTTCATTCTATAGAAAAATCATATTCTATAAAGGAAGACAAGCCTATTGGTGTAGGCTATCTTTTAGTAAGTGAAGCTGATGACCATTTTTTGATTTCATCCTCAAATCTGATAGAAAACTCTGTATTAGACCACGTCATGGAACGTTGTCAGTATATAAATTCTTTAGATGACGATGAGCTAAAAAAATATTACAAAGAACAACGTCGTGCACCTCAACGTGCAAACAAACCAGGTGCTAATATTGGTTTAATTGATATGGTTCGCAAATCCAACAACCCTTTGATTGGAGAAGCTTATCCACATCCTGATTATCCAAGCCAGTCATTTTTAACTATTACCGTAAGATTAGATAAATAA
- a CDS encoding neutral zinc metallopeptidase codes for MRWKGRQGSGNVEDRRGSSGGGGFGRMGGGMGKAGLGIGGVIIVIIVMLLGGDPSAILGGASTGGSVPVRTENRANTTSETGQPTDDMGMFTSVVLKDTEDVWNKIFREELNADYPEPKLVLFSGVTSTACGQGQSATGPFYCPADQDIYIDLTFFDELQNRFGAGGDFAAAYVIAHEVGHHIQKQLRASDYVNSQRGRVSKVKQNELSVRLELQADFYAGVWAHYADKWKGVLEEGDIEEALNAANAIGDDRLQKQAQGYTVPESFTHGTSAQRKKWFLKGYQTGDIRQGDTFKTNDL; via the coding sequence ATGCGTTGGAAAGGAAGACAAGGAAGTGGTAATGTAGAAGACCGTCGTGGAAGTAGCGGTGGTGGTGGTTTTGGGAGAATGGGTGGTGGAATGGGCAAAGCTGGTTTAGGCATTGGTGGTGTTATTATTGTCATTATTGTGATGCTTTTGGGAGGAGACCCCTCAGCTATTTTAGGAGGAGCTTCTACTGGAGGTTCTGTCCCTGTTCGGACTGAAAATAGAGCAAATACAACTAGCGAAACAGGACAACCCACGGACGATATGGGAATGTTTACTTCTGTCGTTTTGAAAGACACAGAAGATGTTTGGAACAAAATCTTTAGAGAAGAACTCAATGCTGATTACCCAGAACCCAAACTAGTCCTTTTTAGTGGAGTAACAAGTACAGCTTGTGGACAAGGACAGTCTGCAACAGGCCCTTTTTATTGTCCAGCAGACCAAGATATTTATATTGACCTTACCTTTTTCGACGAATTACAAAATCGTTTTGGTGCAGGAGGAGATTTTGCAGCAGCTTACGTAATTGCTCACGAAGTAGGTCATCATATCCAAAAACAACTTAGAGCAAGTGATTATGTAAATAGCCAAAGAGGAAGGGTTTCGAAAGTAAAACAAAATGAACTTTCTGTTAGGCTAGAACTACAAGCTGACTTTTATGCAGGTGTTTGGGCGCATTATGCTGATAAGTGGAAAGGTGTTTTGGAAGAAGGCGACATAGAAGAAGCTCTAAATGCAGCAAATGCTATCGGAGATGACCGTCTTCAAAAACAAGCTCAAGGCTACACTGTTCCAGAATCATTTACACATGGAACATCAGCACAGCGTAAAAAATGGTTTTTAAAAGGTTATCAGACAGGAGATATTCGTCAAGGAGATACTTTCAAAACAAATGATTTGTAG
- a CDS encoding PfkB family carbohydrate kinase, with protein MSLLVVGSVAFDAIETPFGSSKKIIGGAATYISLCASYFTKPINLVAVVGGDFPKDKIKMLESHGVNTEGLQIKEDEKSFFWKGKYNNDMNSRDTLITELNVLENFDPILPESYQDCEYLMLGNLAPQVQRTVIERLKKRPKLIVMDTMNFWMDVALEELKKTLKLVDVLSINDEEARQLSGEYSLVKAARKIHAMGPKYVIIKKGEHGALLFQLDEGDDKIYYAPALPLEEVFDPTGAGDTFAAGFIGYMAQQGTIDFQTMSKAVVKGSAMASFCVEKFGTERLENLSPKEIAQRERKFADLIGTVFV; from the coding sequence ATGAGTTTATTAGTAGTCGGTTCGGTTGCCTTTGATGCCATCGAAACACCTTTCGGAAGTTCAAAAAAAATCATTGGTGGAGCAGCCACTTATATTAGCCTTTGTGCTTCTTACTTTACCAAACCGATTAATTTGGTAGCCGTAGTGGGTGGCGATTTTCCAAAAGATAAAATCAAAATGTTAGAGTCGCATGGTGTAAATACCGAAGGGCTACAAATAAAAGAAGATGAGAAATCATTTTTTTGGAAAGGAAAGTATAACAATGACATGAATTCTAGAGATACTCTTATCACAGAATTGAATGTACTTGAAAATTTTGACCCAATTCTTCCAGAGTCATATCAAGATTGTGAATATTTAATGTTAGGAAACCTTGCGCCACAAGTTCAGCGTACGGTTATCGAAAGATTGAAAAAACGTCCGAAACTTATCGTTATGGATACAATGAACTTTTGGATGGATGTAGCCCTAGAAGAATTAAAAAAGACATTAAAGCTTGTTGATGTTCTTTCTATTAATGATGAAGAAGCTAGACAATTATCAGGAGAGTATTCTCTTGTAAAGGCTGCTCGTAAGATTCATGCAATGGGGCCTAAATATGTTATTATCAAAAAAGGAGAGCATGGCGCACTTCTTTTCCAACTTGATGAAGGAGATGATAAAATTTACTATGCTCCAGCACTTCCATTAGAAGAAGTATTTGACCCAACAGGTGCAGGAGACACTTTTGCTGCAGGTTTTATTGGGTATATGGCACAACAAGGAACTATTGATTTCCAAACGATGTCAAAAGCAGTAGTTAAAGGCTCTGCCATGGCTTCTTTTTGTGTAGAGAAATTTGGAACAGAACGCCTAGAAAATCTTTCTCCAAAAGAAATTGCACAACGTGAACGTAAGTTTGCTGATTTGATAGGAACTGTATTTGTATAA
- a CDS encoding FtsX-like permease family protein — MNTAFFIARRYFFAKKKRNFINLLTFMSMIGVAIGTAALIIVLSVFNGLENLTRKLHTAYNAELKISAKEGKSFLLNDSLIQTVKSVEGVKVITEVIEDNALIQYKGTRMAVHLKGVSDNFSKQYQLKDQIIDGQFKIKEGNLDFALLGYGVYTMLSVAMNDEVTPLQVWYPKKGVKNISPTNPLNAFNQEAIMTGGILFIEQQFDQNHVIVPLSFAQKLTDYGKERTSLEIKVKEGFSIKKVQRELKRELEDKSGLLVKDAQTETDGKFKGKFLVENAEEQQASILRAFKIERFFAYIAFSFVLALASFNIFFSLAMLAVEKRYDISLLFSIGASKSMIRRLFYFEGSIIALIGATVGIILSVSMILAQQQWGFVPLGNGNSIVESYPVELEYLDVLWVCITVVLVTILASFVPARNASRTSITANLLK, encoded by the coding sequence ATGAATACAGCTTTTTTTATTGCTCGTCGTTATTTTTTTGCTAAGAAAAAACGAAATTTCATTAATCTCTTGACTTTTATGTCAATGATTGGTGTTGCTATCGGAACGGCAGCACTTATTATTGTGCTTTCAGTCTTCAATGGACTAGAAAATCTGACACGAAAACTTCATACAGCTTATAATGCTGAACTTAAAATTTCGGCTAAAGAAGGAAAATCATTTCTTTTGAATGATTCTTTGATACAAACTGTCAAAAGTGTAGAAGGAGTAAAAGTAATTACAGAAGTAATTGAAGATAATGCGCTTATCCAATACAAAGGAACACGAATGGCAGTGCATTTGAAGGGAGTAAGTGATAATTTTTCAAAGCAATATCAACTCAAAGACCAAATTATTGATGGACAATTCAAAATAAAAGAAGGAAATTTAGATTTTGCACTTTTGGGATATGGTGTCTATACGATGCTTTCTGTTGCTATGAATGATGAAGTTACGCCTCTGCAAGTATGGTATCCCAAAAAAGGAGTAAAGAATATTTCGCCTACTAACCCATTAAATGCCTTCAATCAAGAAGCTATAATGACAGGAGGGATTCTTTTTATCGAACAGCAATTTGACCAAAACCACGTCATTGTTCCTCTTTCTTTTGCTCAAAAACTAACTGATTATGGTAAGGAACGAACTTCTTTAGAAATCAAAGTGAAAGAAGGATTTTCAATAAAAAAAGTCCAGCGAGAACTCAAACGAGAATTAGAAGATAAATCTGGACTGTTAGTAAAAGATGCTCAAACAGAAACTGATGGGAAATTTAAAGGGAAGTTTTTGGTAGAAAATGCTGAAGAACAACAAGCAAGTATTCTAAGGGCGTTCAAGATAGAACGTTTTTTTGCTTATATCGCCTTTTCATTTGTTCTTGCACTAGCTAGTTTTAATATCTTCTTTTCTTTGGCAATGTTGGCAGTAGAAAAACGATATGATATTTCGCTTTTATTTTCTATTGGAGCTTCCAAATCTATGATACGAAGACTTTTTTATTTTGAGGGTTCGATAATCGCTTTGATAGGTGCAACAGTAGGAATTATTTTGAGCGTTTCAATGATTTTAGCACAGCAACAATGGGGTTTTGTGCCTTTAGGAAATGGCAATTCGATTGTAGAATCATATCCTGTTGAGTTGGAGTATTTAGATGTTTTGTGGGTCTGTATTACAGTTGTTTTGGTTACTATTTTGGCTTCTTTTGTACCTGCTCGTAATGCTTCTCGTACTTCTATTACAGCAAATTTATTGAAATAG
- a CDS encoding DUF4139 domain-containing protein, translated as MKTSKLFLSLFLTVSIYFVALQSNSVFSQNHNSQSITSKIESVTVFRSRAQVTRTTKANLKAGKNEIIFTGLSPKLVESSFQLLANSSQVTIFSVQPTITSRRNPQAWKISEKIRDSLQDARINQKELSDDLQILQNEEALLISNQKISSQTRPLTPTELAAMADFVRKRISTVRKEIREVNQEQAENNLLINRLQQDLSRMLNKSTNSSFDLAVDIPSGEVIVSLEAKSAVSVEFMLQYLVTNVSWNPVYDLRAKEVGEPMEISYRAHVSQTTGIDWKDINLTLSTADPTQSTETPEFYAQHLKIYQPVAAFKKQKTRYARAEKAATVDAAWGDGGGYNDDIKAEESASIADYTTVKESALSAEFEISLPYTILSDGRKQLVEVSKMEVETDYQYTVFAGKNKEGFLMANLSDWQQYQLVSGNVNIYFENKFVGKTYLDTQNSGDTLAVSLGKDSRIVAERITLKDKNKRKFIGSNIKESKSFEIIVKNNLSRKVNVKIIDQIPLSMDSRIEVETENLSGGDLNSRTGQVIWNTEISASDSKKFKLEYTIKYPKGKQLDTNFVETN; from the coding sequence ATGAAAACTTCAAAGTTATTCCTCTCTTTATTTTTAACTGTATCAATTTATTTTGTTGCCTTACAATCAAATTCTGTATTTTCTCAAAATCATAACTCTCAATCCATAACCAGTAAAATCGAATCTGTAACTGTTTTTAGAAGTAGAGCGCAAGTTACACGAACCACAAAAGCAAATCTAAAAGCAGGAAAAAACGAAATTATCTTTACAGGACTGTCTCCAAAGTTAGTCGAAAGTAGTTTTCAGCTTTTGGCTAATTCTAGTCAAGTAACTATTTTTTCTGTTCAGCCAACTATAACGAGTCGTAGAAATCCACAGGCGTGGAAAATTTCTGAGAAAATTAGAGATTCACTTCAAGATGCAAGAATAAATCAAAAAGAACTTTCTGATGATTTACAAATCTTACAAAATGAAGAAGCTCTTTTAATAAGTAATCAAAAAATTAGTAGTCAAACACGTCCACTTACTCCGACAGAATTAGCTGCAATGGCAGATTTTGTCAGAAAAAGAATCTCAACAGTTCGTAAAGAAATTAGAGAAGTAAATCAAGAACAAGCTGAAAATAATCTACTTATCAATCGTTTGCAGCAAGATTTATCTCGTATGCTCAATAAAAGTACAAATTCAAGTTTTGATTTGGCAGTAGATATTCCTTCTGGGGAAGTAATTGTGAGCTTGGAAGCTAAATCTGCTGTGAGTGTAGAGTTTATGTTGCAGTATTTGGTTACAAATGTTTCTTGGAATCCTGTTTATGATTTGAGAGCAAAGGAAGTAGGCGAACCAATGGAAATTTCATACAGAGCACACGTAAGTCAGACCACAGGAATTGATTGGAAAGATATAAACCTAACTTTATCTACGGCTGACCCAACTCAAAGCACCGAAACGCCTGAGTTTTATGCTCAACATTTGAAAATTTATCAACCTGTTGCTGCATTTAAAAAGCAAAAAACACGATATGCAAGAGCAGAAAAAGCAGCAACAGTAGATGCAGCTTGGGGAGATGGTGGAGGTTATAATGATGATATCAAGGCAGAAGAATCAGCTTCTATTGCAGATTATACGACAGTAAAAGAATCAGCTTTATCAGCTGAGTTTGAAATTAGTTTGCCTTATACAATTCTTTCTGATGGAAGAAAGCAGCTTGTAGAAGTTTCGAAAATGGAAGTAGAAACAGATTATCAATACACCGTTTTTGCAGGAAAAAACAAAGAAGGTTTCTTAATGGCAAATCTTTCAGACTGGCAACAATATCAACTCGTTTCAGGTAATGTAAATATTTATTTTGAGAATAAATTTGTAGGCAAAACCTATCTTGATACACAAAACTCAGGTGATACATTAGCCGTTTCGTTAGGAAAAGATAGCCGAATTGTAGCCGAAAGAATCACACTCAAAGACAAAAACAAACGTAAATTTATTGGTTCAAATATAAAGGAATCAAAATCTTTTGAAATTATTGTCAAAAATAATTTGAGTCGCAAAGTAAATGTAAAAATTATTGACCAAATTCCTCTTTCTATGGATAGCCGAATTGAAGTAGAAACAGAAAATCTAAGTGGTGGAGATTTGAATTCTAGAACAGGTCAAGTAATTTGGAATACAGAAATTTCTGCAAGTGATTCTAAGAAATTCAAATTAGAATATACCATCAAATATCCAAAAGGAAAGCAACTAGATACTAATTTTGTGGAAACGAATTAA
- a CDS encoding DUF4139 domain-containing protein, with product MKNRNLLSLLSLILCYFFISQHNVAFSQNHNSQPVTSKVESVTVFRSRAQVTRTTKANLKAGKNEIIFTGLSPKLVESSFQLLANSSQVTIFSVQPTVTSRRNPQAWKVSQKVRDSLQEARIVQKELSDDLEILQNEEALLISNQKISSQTRPLTPTELAAMADFVRKRISKVRKEIRNVGKEQKENRQLINRLGNDLARMMKQNTNSSFELMVDVPSGEVIVSLEAKSAVSVDFMLQYLVTNVSWNPVYDLRAKEVGEPMEISYRAHVSQTTGIDWKDINLTLSTADPTQSTETPEFYAQHLKIYQPVTMTGYAAGAQRKQKESYAADDAWGDDGGDWGDLEDLEEESESIADYTTVKETALAAEFEISLPYTILSDGRKQLVEVSKMEVETDYQYTVFAGKNKEGFLMANLSDWQQYQLVSGDVNIYFENKFVGKTYLDTQNSGDTLAVSLGKDSRIVAERITLKDKNKRKFIGSNIKESKVFEVIIKNNLSRKVSIKVIDQIPLSMDSRIEVETENISGGDLNTRTGQVIWNTEVSASDSKKFKLEYTIKYPKGKQLDTSFVETN from the coding sequence ATGAAAAACCGAAATCTACTTTCATTATTATCTCTAATTCTCTGCTATTTCTTTATTTCACAGCATAATGTTGCTTTTTCTCAAAATCATAACTCCCAACCTGTAACTAGCAAAGTTGAATCTGTAACTGTTTTTAGAAGTAGAGCGCAAGTTACACGCACTACAAAAGCAAATCTAAAAGCAGGAAAAAACGAAATTATCTTTACAGGACTTTCTCCAAAGTTAGTCGAAAGTAGTTTTCAGCTTTTGGCTAATTCAAGTCAAGTAACTATTTTTTCTGTTCAACCAACTGTTACAAGTCGAAGAAATCCACAAGCGTGGAAGGTTTCTCAAAAAGTAAGGGATTCGCTTCAAGAGGCAAGAATAGTACAAAAAGAACTCTCTGATGATTTAGAAATCTTACAAAATGAAGAAGCCTTATTGATAAGCAATCAAAAAATAAGTAGCCAAACTCGCCCACTTACACCAACAGAACTAGCTGCAATGGCTGATTTTGTGAGAAAAAGAATTTCAAAGGTTCGAAAAGAAATTAGAAATGTAGGTAAGGAACAAAAAGAAAACAGACAGCTTATCAATCGTTTGGGAAATGATTTGGCTCGTATGATGAAACAAAATACAAACTCAAGCTTTGAATTAATGGTAGATGTTCCTTCTGGAGAAGTGATTGTAAGTTTGGAAGCCAAATCAGCTGTAAGTGTAGATTTTATGTTGCAATATTTAGTTACAAATGTTTCTTGGAATCCTGTTTATGACTTGAGGGCAAAGGAAGTAGGCGAACCAATGGAAATTTCATACAGAGCGCACGTAAGCCAGACCACAGGAATTGATTGGAAAGATATAAATCTGACTTTATCGACAGCTGACCCCACACAAAGCACAGAAACACCTGAGTTTTATGCCCAACATTTGAAAATATATCAGCCTGTGACAATGACAGGTTATGCTGCTGGAGCGCAAAGAAAACAAAAAGAAAGTTATGCCGCTGATGATGCTTGGGGCGACGATGGAGGCGACTGGGGCGACCTAGAAGATTTAGAAGAAGAATCTGAATCTATTGCAGATTATACAACTGTCAAAGAAACAGCCTTGGCTGCTGAGTTTGAAATTAGTTTGCCTTATACTATCCTTTCTGATGGAAGAAAACAGCTTGTAGAAGTTTCGAAAATGGAAGTAGAAACAGATTATCAATACACCGTTTTTGCAGGAAAAAATAAAGAAGGTTTCTTAATGGCAAATCTTTCTGACTGGCAACAATATCAACTTGTTTCAGGAGATGTGAATATTTATTTTGAAAATAAATTTGTAGGCAAAACCTATCTTGATACACAAAATTCGGGCGATACTTTGGCTGTTTCATTAGGAAAAGATAGCCGAATCGTAGCTGAAAGAATTACACTCAAAGACAAAAACAAAAGAAAATTTATTGGCTCAAATATAAAAGAATCAAAAGTATTTGAAGTTATAATTAAAAATAATTTGAGTCGCAAAGTAAGTATAAAAGTTATTGACCAAATTCCTCTTTCTATGGATAGCCGTATTGAGGTAGAAACTGAAAATATAAGTGGTGGAGATTTGAATACAAGAACAGGTCAAGTAATTTGGAATACAGAAGTTTCTGCATCAGATTCTAAGAAATTCAAATTAGAATACACCATAAAATATCCAAAGGGAAAACAATTAGATACTAGTTTTGTCGAAACGAATTAA